A single Dermacentor variabilis isolate Ectoservices chromosome 9, ASM5094787v1, whole genome shotgun sequence DNA region contains:
- the LOC142557151 gene encoding prolyl 4-hydroxylase subunit alpha-2-like isoform X1: MWTTQSRPRAAGVLMVIAVLLTLPLASAGQHQRDFYSSVANLLDLVDQEEEVSLMLLEYAERLKTLRSNIISFVETRQPYYDLETDSEVADYMKHPVHAFHLMKRMVVDLGSIESQINELHASDPRPDITEMRASRLLPWDDDFNGIALSLARLQDTYLLNMTNLVDGHLTITSGPRNRTVPGRISLTARDCIFMGQVAAHNGFYDRSVEWVERALEKAANENPPSISTEHFAKYLDLLIKKHDSVLNSVGKAGLEWQTYGVPVRERNKKPLQFRTKLFTENLTIAQEDQNYKRLCRGEQLRTPKMDTQLRCRYFYGKGGFLRLQPVKIEEANLKPYIITFHDIIGDRDINDLIEFATPRLSRSTHFADDGIETSLIRTSSTAWLGDEDAPVATRLNRFLESLLGVGARYLKGEAEHYQIANYGVGGQFAAHIDYLDDILADPNRTIDDFGRTSGDRIATLMFYLSDVEEGGATVFPNLGVRLMPKKGNAAFWWNLNADGEGEQLTKHGGCPVLYGSKWIANKWFRSNSNMFRLPCSRNRSQPLGPLV; this comes from the exons CAGACCTCGTGCTGCGGGTGTTCTGATGGTCATCGCAGTTTTACTGACTCTGCCGTTGGCCAGTGCAGGACAGCACCAGCGAGACTTTTACTCCTCGGTTGCCAACCTCTTGGACCTGGTCGACCAGGAGGAAGAAGTCAGTCTCATGCTTCTGGAATACGCGGAGCGCCTCAAAACGCTACGCTCGAACATCATCAG CTTTGTGGAGACGAGACAGCCTTATTATGACCTGGAAACTGATTCCGAGGTCGCTGACTACATGAAGCACCCTGTCCATGCCTTCCACCTGATGAAGAGGATGGTCGTTGACCTGGGCTCCATCGAGTCTCAGATAAACGAACTGCACGCATCAG ACCCTCGGCCCGACATAACCGAGATGCGTGCCAGCAGACTGCTGCCGTGGGATGACGACTTCAACGGCATCGCCCTCTCGCTCGCGCGTCTCCAAGACACGTACCTTCTGAACATGACCAACCTCGTCGACGGTCACCTGACCATCACCTCGGGCCCACGAAACCGCACTGTGCCCGGTCGCATTTCTCTCACAG CACGGGACTGCATCTTCATGGGCCAAGTGGCCGCGCACAACGGTTTCTACGATCGCTCTGTGGAGTGGGTGGAGAGGGCCTTAGAAAAGGCAGCAAATGAAAATCCGCCATCAATCTCCACAGAACATTTCGCGAAGTACCTTGATTTGCTCATCAAAAAG CACGACAGCGTACTGAACTCCGTGGGAAAAGCCG GACTCGAATGGCAGACCTACGGAGTGCCCGTCCGTGAGCGGAACAAGAAACCGCTGCAGTTCCGGACCAAATTGTTCACGGAGAACCTCACCATCGCGCAGGAGGACCAGAACTACAAGCGTCTGTGCCGCGGCGAACAGCTCAGG ACGCCAAAGATGGACACCCAGCTTCGATGCCGGTACTTCTACGGCAAAGGTGGCTTTTTGCGCCTTCAGCCCGTGAAGATCGAGGAGGCCAACCTGAAGCCGTACATCATCACCTTCCACGACATCATCGGCGACCGTGACATAAACGACCTGATCGAGTTCGCCACGCCTCGG CTTTCCCGGTCCACTCACTTCGCCGACGACGGTATTGAGACATCCCTGATCCGGACCAGCTCAAC CGCTTGGCTAGGTGACGAGGATGCTCCTGTGGCAACGAGACTAAATCGATTCCTCGAGTCCTTGCTTGGTGTAGGAGCTCGATACCTTAAAGGAGAAGCGGAGCATTATCAG ATTGCCAACTATGGTGTAGGAGgccagtttgccgcgcatattgACTACCTCGACGATATCCTCGCCGACCCTAACCGAACG ATTGACGACTTCGGCCGTACGTCAGGTGACCGAATAGCTACGCTTATGTTTTAC CTAAGTGATGTCGAAGAAGGAGGGGCGACCGTGTTCCCAAATCTTGGCGTGCGATTAATGCCCAAAAAG GGAAACGCAGCCTTCTGGTGGAACCTGAACGCGGACGGAGAGGGGGAGCAGCTGACAAAACACGGAGGTTGTCCCGTCCTGTATGGTTCTAAGTGGA
- the LOC142557151 gene encoding prolyl 4-hydroxylase subunit alpha-2-like isoform X3: MWTTQSRPRAAGVLMVIAVLLTLPLASAGQHQRDFYSSVANLLDLVDQEEEVSLMLLEYAERLKTLRSNIISFVETRQPYYDLETDSEVADYMKHPVHAFHLMKRMVVDLGSIESQINELHASDPRPDITEMRASRLLPWDDDFNGIALSLARLQDTYLLNMTNLVDGHLTITSGPRNRTVPGRISLTARDCIFMGQVAAHNGFYDRSVEWVERALEKAANENPPSISTEHFAKYLDLLIKKHDSVLNSVGKAGLEWQTYGVPVRERNKKPLQFRTKLFTENLTIAQEDQNYKRLCRGEQLRTPKMDTQLRCRYFYGKGGFLRLQPVKIEEANLKPYIITFHDIIGDRDINDLIEFATPRLSRSTHFADDGIETSLIRTSSTAWLGDEDAPVATRLNRFLESLLGVGARYLKGEAEHYQIDDFGRTSGDRIATLMFYLSDVEEGGATVFPNLGVRLMPKKGNAAFWWNLNADGEGEQLTKHGGCPVLYGSKWIANKWFRSNSNMFRLPCSRNRSQPLGPLV; encoded by the exons CAGACCTCGTGCTGCGGGTGTTCTGATGGTCATCGCAGTTTTACTGACTCTGCCGTTGGCCAGTGCAGGACAGCACCAGCGAGACTTTTACTCCTCGGTTGCCAACCTCTTGGACCTGGTCGACCAGGAGGAAGAAGTCAGTCTCATGCTTCTGGAATACGCGGAGCGCCTCAAAACGCTACGCTCGAACATCATCAG CTTTGTGGAGACGAGACAGCCTTATTATGACCTGGAAACTGATTCCGAGGTCGCTGACTACATGAAGCACCCTGTCCATGCCTTCCACCTGATGAAGAGGATGGTCGTTGACCTGGGCTCCATCGAGTCTCAGATAAACGAACTGCACGCATCAG ACCCTCGGCCCGACATAACCGAGATGCGTGCCAGCAGACTGCTGCCGTGGGATGACGACTTCAACGGCATCGCCCTCTCGCTCGCGCGTCTCCAAGACACGTACCTTCTGAACATGACCAACCTCGTCGACGGTCACCTGACCATCACCTCGGGCCCACGAAACCGCACTGTGCCCGGTCGCATTTCTCTCACAG CACGGGACTGCATCTTCATGGGCCAAGTGGCCGCGCACAACGGTTTCTACGATCGCTCTGTGGAGTGGGTGGAGAGGGCCTTAGAAAAGGCAGCAAATGAAAATCCGCCATCAATCTCCACAGAACATTTCGCGAAGTACCTTGATTTGCTCATCAAAAAG CACGACAGCGTACTGAACTCCGTGGGAAAAGCCG GACTCGAATGGCAGACCTACGGAGTGCCCGTCCGTGAGCGGAACAAGAAACCGCTGCAGTTCCGGACCAAATTGTTCACGGAGAACCTCACCATCGCGCAGGAGGACCAGAACTACAAGCGTCTGTGCCGCGGCGAACAGCTCAGG ACGCCAAAGATGGACACCCAGCTTCGATGCCGGTACTTCTACGGCAAAGGTGGCTTTTTGCGCCTTCAGCCCGTGAAGATCGAGGAGGCCAACCTGAAGCCGTACATCATCACCTTCCACGACATCATCGGCGACCGTGACATAAACGACCTGATCGAGTTCGCCACGCCTCGG CTTTCCCGGTCCACTCACTTCGCCGACGACGGTATTGAGACATCCCTGATCCGGACCAGCTCAAC CGCTTGGCTAGGTGACGAGGATGCTCCTGTGGCAACGAGACTAAATCGATTCCTCGAGTCCTTGCTTGGTGTAGGAGCTCGATACCTTAAAGGAGAAGCGGAGCATTATCAG ATTGACGACTTCGGCCGTACGTCAGGTGACCGAATAGCTACGCTTATGTTTTAC CTAAGTGATGTCGAAGAAGGAGGGGCGACCGTGTTCCCAAATCTTGGCGTGCGATTAATGCCCAAAAAG GGAAACGCAGCCTTCTGGTGGAACCTGAACGCGGACGGAGAGGGGGAGCAGCTGACAAAACACGGAGGTTGTCCCGTCCTGTATGGTTCTAAGTGGA
- the LOC142557151 gene encoding prolyl 4-hydroxylase subunit alpha-1-like isoform X4, with product MWTTQSRPRAAGVLMVIAVLLTLPLASAGQHQRDFYSSVANLLDLVDQEEEVSLMLLEYAERLKTLRSNIISFVETRQPYYDLETDSEVADYMKHPVHAFHLMKRMVVDLGSIESQINELHASDPRPDITEMRASRLLPWDDDFNGIALSLARLQDTYLLNMTNLVDGHLTITSGPRNRTVPGRISLTGLEWQTYGVPVRERNKKPLQFRTKLFTENLTIAQEDQNYKRLCRGEQLRTPKMDTQLRCRYFYGKGGFLRLQPVKIEEANLKPYIITFHDIIGDRDINDLIEFATPRLSRSTHFADDGIETSLIRTSSTAWLGDEDAPVATRLNRFLESLLGVGARYLKGEAEHYQIANYGVGGQFAAHIDYLDDILADPNRTIDDFGRTSGDRIATLMFYLSDVEEGGATVFPNLGVRLMPKKGNAAFWWNLNADGEGEQLTKHGGCPVLYGSKWIANKWFRSNSNMFRLPCSRNRSQPLGPLV from the exons CAGACCTCGTGCTGCGGGTGTTCTGATGGTCATCGCAGTTTTACTGACTCTGCCGTTGGCCAGTGCAGGACAGCACCAGCGAGACTTTTACTCCTCGGTTGCCAACCTCTTGGACCTGGTCGACCAGGAGGAAGAAGTCAGTCTCATGCTTCTGGAATACGCGGAGCGCCTCAAAACGCTACGCTCGAACATCATCAG CTTTGTGGAGACGAGACAGCCTTATTATGACCTGGAAACTGATTCCGAGGTCGCTGACTACATGAAGCACCCTGTCCATGCCTTCCACCTGATGAAGAGGATGGTCGTTGACCTGGGCTCCATCGAGTCTCAGATAAACGAACTGCACGCATCAG ACCCTCGGCCCGACATAACCGAGATGCGTGCCAGCAGACTGCTGCCGTGGGATGACGACTTCAACGGCATCGCCCTCTCGCTCGCGCGTCTCCAAGACACGTACCTTCTGAACATGACCAACCTCGTCGACGGTCACCTGACCATCACCTCGGGCCCACGAAACCGCACTGTGCCCGGTCGCATTTCTCTCACAG GACTCGAATGGCAGACCTACGGAGTGCCCGTCCGTGAGCGGAACAAGAAACCGCTGCAGTTCCGGACCAAATTGTTCACGGAGAACCTCACCATCGCGCAGGAGGACCAGAACTACAAGCGTCTGTGCCGCGGCGAACAGCTCAGG ACGCCAAAGATGGACACCCAGCTTCGATGCCGGTACTTCTACGGCAAAGGTGGCTTTTTGCGCCTTCAGCCCGTGAAGATCGAGGAGGCCAACCTGAAGCCGTACATCATCACCTTCCACGACATCATCGGCGACCGTGACATAAACGACCTGATCGAGTTCGCCACGCCTCGG CTTTCCCGGTCCACTCACTTCGCCGACGACGGTATTGAGACATCCCTGATCCGGACCAGCTCAAC CGCTTGGCTAGGTGACGAGGATGCTCCTGTGGCAACGAGACTAAATCGATTCCTCGAGTCCTTGCTTGGTGTAGGAGCTCGATACCTTAAAGGAGAAGCGGAGCATTATCAG ATTGCCAACTATGGTGTAGGAGgccagtttgccgcgcatattgACTACCTCGACGATATCCTCGCCGACCCTAACCGAACG ATTGACGACTTCGGCCGTACGTCAGGTGACCGAATAGCTACGCTTATGTTTTAC CTAAGTGATGTCGAAGAAGGAGGGGCGACCGTGTTCCCAAATCTTGGCGTGCGATTAATGCCCAAAAAG GGAAACGCAGCCTTCTGGTGGAACCTGAACGCGGACGGAGAGGGGGAGCAGCTGACAAAACACGGAGGTTGTCCCGTCCTGTATGGTTCTAAGTGGA
- the LOC142557151 gene encoding prolyl 4-hydroxylase subunit alpha-2-like isoform X2, whose product MWTTQRPRAAGVLMVIAVLLTLPLASAGQHQRDFYSSVANLLDLVDQEEEVSLMLLEYAERLKTLRSNIISFVETRQPYYDLETDSEVADYMKHPVHAFHLMKRMVVDLGSIESQINELHASDPRPDITEMRASRLLPWDDDFNGIALSLARLQDTYLLNMTNLVDGHLTITSGPRNRTVPGRISLTARDCIFMGQVAAHNGFYDRSVEWVERALEKAANENPPSISTEHFAKYLDLLIKKHDSVLNSVGKAGLEWQTYGVPVRERNKKPLQFRTKLFTENLTIAQEDQNYKRLCRGEQLRTPKMDTQLRCRYFYGKGGFLRLQPVKIEEANLKPYIITFHDIIGDRDINDLIEFATPRLSRSTHFADDGIETSLIRTSSTAWLGDEDAPVATRLNRFLESLLGVGARYLKGEAEHYQIANYGVGGQFAAHIDYLDDILADPNRTIDDFGRTSGDRIATLMFYLSDVEEGGATVFPNLGVRLMPKKGNAAFWWNLNADGEGEQLTKHGGCPVLYGSKWIANKWFRSNSNMFRLPCSRNRSQPLGPLV is encoded by the exons ACCTCGTGCTGCGGGTGTTCTGATGGTCATCGCAGTTTTACTGACTCTGCCGTTGGCCAGTGCAGGACAGCACCAGCGAGACTTTTACTCCTCGGTTGCCAACCTCTTGGACCTGGTCGACCAGGAGGAAGAAGTCAGTCTCATGCTTCTGGAATACGCGGAGCGCCTCAAAACGCTACGCTCGAACATCATCAG CTTTGTGGAGACGAGACAGCCTTATTATGACCTGGAAACTGATTCCGAGGTCGCTGACTACATGAAGCACCCTGTCCATGCCTTCCACCTGATGAAGAGGATGGTCGTTGACCTGGGCTCCATCGAGTCTCAGATAAACGAACTGCACGCATCAG ACCCTCGGCCCGACATAACCGAGATGCGTGCCAGCAGACTGCTGCCGTGGGATGACGACTTCAACGGCATCGCCCTCTCGCTCGCGCGTCTCCAAGACACGTACCTTCTGAACATGACCAACCTCGTCGACGGTCACCTGACCATCACCTCGGGCCCACGAAACCGCACTGTGCCCGGTCGCATTTCTCTCACAG CACGGGACTGCATCTTCATGGGCCAAGTGGCCGCGCACAACGGTTTCTACGATCGCTCTGTGGAGTGGGTGGAGAGGGCCTTAGAAAAGGCAGCAAATGAAAATCCGCCATCAATCTCCACAGAACATTTCGCGAAGTACCTTGATTTGCTCATCAAAAAG CACGACAGCGTACTGAACTCCGTGGGAAAAGCCG GACTCGAATGGCAGACCTACGGAGTGCCCGTCCGTGAGCGGAACAAGAAACCGCTGCAGTTCCGGACCAAATTGTTCACGGAGAACCTCACCATCGCGCAGGAGGACCAGAACTACAAGCGTCTGTGCCGCGGCGAACAGCTCAGG ACGCCAAAGATGGACACCCAGCTTCGATGCCGGTACTTCTACGGCAAAGGTGGCTTTTTGCGCCTTCAGCCCGTGAAGATCGAGGAGGCCAACCTGAAGCCGTACATCATCACCTTCCACGACATCATCGGCGACCGTGACATAAACGACCTGATCGAGTTCGCCACGCCTCGG CTTTCCCGGTCCACTCACTTCGCCGACGACGGTATTGAGACATCCCTGATCCGGACCAGCTCAAC CGCTTGGCTAGGTGACGAGGATGCTCCTGTGGCAACGAGACTAAATCGATTCCTCGAGTCCTTGCTTGGTGTAGGAGCTCGATACCTTAAAGGAGAAGCGGAGCATTATCAG ATTGCCAACTATGGTGTAGGAGgccagtttgccgcgcatattgACTACCTCGACGATATCCTCGCCGACCCTAACCGAACG ATTGACGACTTCGGCCGTACGTCAGGTGACCGAATAGCTACGCTTATGTTTTAC CTAAGTGATGTCGAAGAAGGAGGGGCGACCGTGTTCCCAAATCTTGGCGTGCGATTAATGCCCAAAAAG GGAAACGCAGCCTTCTGGTGGAACCTGAACGCGGACGGAGAGGGGGAGCAGCTGACAAAACACGGAGGTTGTCCCGTCCTGTATGGTTCTAAGTGGA